Below is a window of Camelina sativa cultivar DH55 chromosome 11, Cs, whole genome shotgun sequence DNA.
AACCAGATTTACTCGCCTTTGTTCTAAAACTGAGACAACAATTTTTGTGTGTGCAAGCAGACCTGCAAAGCTTGAACATCGTCGCCTTCGCTTCCAACCTTCAAcgtcctcctcttcttcttattcatcTTCACCGGCTCCGGAACCCTAACTTTCTCCTCGGAAATAATCActcgcttctcttcttcttcttccacttccacttcttcttcctcaaccaCAAGTTCTCTCGTATTCTCCAACACCATCGGCGTAGCGCTTAATCCAATCTCCGAGATccgattcttctccttcaaaaCCTGAAGCAAAGCGGCGATACTCGAAACCGTGTCCGGAACAGAACTCCCCAATTGCGAATTTCGTGACTCTAGGGATTGGATTTTGAGCTGGAGATCCGAAATCTCTCGTAGAAGAGATTCACGCTCGCGTATCCATCTCTGTTCCTCTCGAATCCAACGTTGCTCCTCGCGAATCCATCTCTGCTCTTCCCGGAGCCACCGGACCTCTTCGCGGTCGTGGCCGGAGGGGTTTTGAGTGGAGAAGCAAATTagtgaagaaggaagagagagaaagagaggggaGCATCGAAAAGGTAGAGAACGAGTGGTGCTACTACGAGATCGTAGTGGAAtcgggagagagagaggtagagaCGAAGAAGCCATTAGAGAGTGTGTGAGAGAGAACAGAGAGGATAGAGTAATCCAGGTGGCGGGCGGGAAGATaatttccgtttttttttttttttttgagtacaAGATCAgttcaaacgagccaattgttAGGAAAAACGTTTACATAGGTAACTAGATGTGACTCTATTCTAGCATGTCGTGCTAGCTTGTCAGCATTACCATTCTGTGTTCTGGAGACGTGAACTAGCGCAAAAGATAAGAACTTTTCCTTGTCCGCCACGATCTCATCCAAATACGTTTTGAAGGCAGGCCACTCGGacggcgaagacaccatcttcaccagatCAGAACAGTCTGTATGGAAAACCACATTCTCAATATCCGCACCAATCATACAACGCATTGCCCAGATTAGagcttccacttctgcatggAGAGGTGACAAGCTGCGACGAAGGTTGGACGCACCCATAATGGGGAAGTCCCCCTCAGGGGAAGTGCAGTACCATCCTCGGCATGTATATTGGTCAGTTAtcttccaagatccatccacaAAGCATCGGTAACTGGTTCTATATATGTTGGCCGTAGCCTTTACCACAGGCACATGACCGATAGTGGAATGAGGCCCATCCGTGGACGGGATCCCTACTGTGTCTGCTTGTGCCGAAATCCAAAGTTTAGCTTCCTCCTCCGCCATCTGTAAAATTGCTAACGGATTGGAGTCCAAATTGCTAAATTTTTTGTCATTTCTagccttccaaatgtaccataGAATCCAGGGATAATAATCCGCTGAAGGATTCTGCTGAAATCTCCAGAATAAGTAATCCATGTTTGCATAGACAGATTCTGAAGGGAAACAGCCCGGTGATGTCGGGAAGGAGGATAGAGCCCAAACCTGCCTGGCCGGAGGGCATAAAAATAAAGCATGATTGATTGTCTCCTCAGAACCACCACAACAACCGCATTCAGAATCACATGACATACCACGTCGCCGCAAATTAGATGTTGTCGCCATACAACCCGTGATCGCTTGCCATAGAAAATGTCTGAGTTTTGGTAGACACCGAATCTGCCAGACAAAAGCCTGTAGAGGAATAATGCTAGGGCCAAAAGTAGGCGTCGAGGCCGCCTGATTTTGACGCAAAACTTTATACCCAGATTTAACGGTGTACAGACCAGTTTTTGTCAAATGCCAACCCAATATATCCGGTGAATCTGGTTTACCAACAGGTAAAGCAGAAATAATGGCAACATCCTCCGGCTCAAAAGAGGCCGAGAGTAAGGCCAAATCCCAGGATTGTGAACTCCTGTCAATAAAAGTTTCAACTCTAAGCTTGGGATCAATTGGCGATCCCGAACGcaatgctggtctcggggattgagcagggATCCAGGGATCATACCATACTAGAATGGAATTACCGgatcctacccgtttaatgagtcctttgtttaccagagagcgagcagataCCAAACTCCGCCATCCATAAGACCGCGAGTAAGATTTGATAGGGTCCAAAGGGTTGGAATGCCTGTAGTACCGTCCtttaaaaacctttgaaaaTAAAGAGTCTGGAGCTGTAATCAAACGCCAAAGTTGTTTAGCCAACAAGGCGGTGTTGAAGTCATCCAACACCGGAAACCCAGACCACCATCAACCTTATCAACACATAACTTATCCCAGGCTATCCAATGTAGTCCTCGTGTATCTCCAGAAgcactccaccaaaaatttgagaCCGCACTTGTGAGTTTTCGTGTGACTGTTTTCGGAAGGCGGAAACAGGACATGAAAAAGGTAGGAACAGCAGTTGCTACTGATTTGATCATAACCTCTTTCCCACGCCTGGACAGTAGCCGGGCAGGCCATCCACCTGTCCGTTTCTGCAATCGATCCTGAACAAAGGAGAAAACCTTTGTTTTTGAGCCTCCCAGGCTctcaggaatacccaaataaGTATTCATTCCACCTAGGTTGGTGATCCCCAATACTCCTTTTAGTTCATCCCGTAATTCTACAGCAACTTTGTGTCCAAATTGAACCGAAGATTTCTGGAAGTTTATTTGCTGTCCAGAAACCCGTTCATACTGGCGAAGGATCTCTAAGACAGCCTCACACTGTTCTTTCATAGCAcgacaaaagaaaagactatCGTCTGCGAATAGTAAGTGAGAGACCGCGGGACGAGCAGTCGACACCTTGATACCCGTGATGAGTTTTAACTGCTCTGCCTTGCGGAGATTTGCGATGAGAACCTCAgtacaaagaataaaaagatagGGTGACAAGGGATCTCCCTGTCGAAGCCCTCTAGAGGGGAGTATAAACCCATGTGGTTGACCGTTTATTAATACTTTATATCGGACAGATGTCACACACCGCATAACCCAAGAAATCCATTTGTCACAAAAACCGAATTTCCGCAATAAATGTTCAATAAAGGATCATTCTACCCGATCATAGGTCTTGCTCATATCTGTTTCCGGCGATAATTTCcgtcttttagtttttattttatttattttttcaatcttCATCCCTATTCTCATGTGTTTACTACGCGACCAAAcagttttttattaaataattttgctttattataaatatgattaaactaaatttaaaatatgattaaactacatttattttagtttataatattaaactaaattttatgttaaattttattataaatatgattaaactaaattttagtttataatattatctATGGTTgtatatatcaataaatttaACATATGTTATAAAATACTTTTAGGAAATAAATGTACCATTTAGTAAAcacatgttatatattaattttataaattaaattgttgATATATACTTATAcagaatatttttatttgctgACTTAAACTCACATAATAGTTcgaatttatattattttgtaactaaattcttttacttataaaacctatgaacttcaatctaaaaatctctttaaaaaatgggacattctcaaaaatgccccttttttaaaataccttttcattttgaccatttttaaaactaccctttttatgtataaaatgactaaattactCTTTTTTGAGTGACATCAAGAATGTAtagtcatcaaaatcaaaattattttcccgccaaaaataaaacaaatttttcgccaaaaataaaaaaatttcccgccaaaaattattttatttctagccaaaatcaaaaattttaaccgtcaaaaattattttttttccaccaaatttttttttcctgcctaattttttgaaatttataccttataaaaacattgtaaacgcttttaaaaggtttttaaaagcgtttacaaggtgtttaaaaatcgcgtttacaaggttttttaaaaaaatttaaacaccttgtaaacgtttttaaaaaccttgtaaatgcttttaaaaagcttttaaaagcgtttacaatgtgtttaaaaaccttttaaaacccttataaaaaccttgtaaaaacgtttataaggtgtttaaaaacattgtaaaagcgtttacaaggtgtttaaaaaccttttaaaaacctttttaaaaaccatttgaaaaccttttaaaaaccttataaaaacgtttacaaggtgtctaaaaaaccttttaaaactctttaaaaaatcttgtaaaagcctttacaaagTGTTTATAtggcttttataaggtttctaccttataaaaccttttaaaaaccttgtaattttttcttggcgggaaaatatgtcagaaatttttttggcgggaaaattttgtttttctttttattgattaaaatatttttcatttaaggGTAAAATgatctttaaaaattaaatgaggcAAAAATAAAGATGGCAAaaaagggatatttttgaaaaggggtatatcaaaaaaggtatttttaacaaattctcttaaaaaATTCCCAAAGATAATTTCcgtcttttttattaaaaaaat
It encodes the following:
- the LOC104723825 gene encoding uncharacterized protein LOC104723825 isoform X1, which codes for MASSSLPLSLPIPLRSRSSTTRSLPFRCSPLFLSLPSSLICFSTQNPSGHDREEVRWLREEQRWIREEQRWIREEQRWIRERESLLREISDLQLKIQSLESRNSQLGSSVPDTVSSIAALLQVLKEKNRISEIGLSATPMVLENTRELVVEEEEVEVEEEEEKRVIISEEKVRVPEPVKMNKKKRRTLKVGSEGDDVQALQEALLKLGFYSGEEDMEFSSFSSGTASAVKTWQASLGFREDGVMTTELLQRLFMDEDTETDKDEANTIKKEEAGNGAVFTSVTQVPEKKQSIIKDQSDREFDVTKNRVFLLGENRWEDPSRLIGRNKPVDKSKSTNTKTRCITCRGEGRLMCLECDGTGEPNIEPQFMEWVGEDTKCPYCEGLGYTICDVCNGNKNV
- the LOC104723825 gene encoding uncharacterized protein LOC104723825 isoform X2; translated protein: MASSSLPLSLPIPLRSRSSTTRSLPFRCSPLFLSLPSSLICFSTQNPSGHDREEVRWLREEQRWIREEQRWIREEQRWIRERESLLREISDLQLKIQSLESRNSQLGSSVPDTVSSIAALLQVLKEKNRISEIGLSATPMVLENTRELVVEEEEVEVEEEEEKRVIISEEKVRVPEPVKMNKKKRRTLKVGSEGDDVQALQEALLKLGFYSGEEDMEFSSFSSGTASAVKTWQASLGFREDGVMTTELLQRLFMDEDTETDKDEANTIKKEEAGNGAVFTSVTQVPEKKQSIIKDQSDREFDVTKNRVFLLGENRWEDPSRLIGRNKPVDKSKSTNTKTRCITCRGEGRLMCLGESLLDPG
- the LOC104723825 gene encoding golgin subfamily A member 6-like protein 22 isoform X3; translated protein: MASSSLPLSLPIPLRSRSSTTRSLPFRCSPLFLSLPSSLICFSTQNPSGHDREEVRWLREEQRWIREEQRWIREEQRWIRERESLLREISDLQLKIQSLESRNSQLGSSVPDTVSSIAALLQVLKEKNRISEIGLSATPMVLENTRELVVEEEEVEVEEEEEKRVIISEEKVRVPEPVKMNKKKRRTLKVGSEGDDVQALQEALLKLGFYSGEEDMEFSSFSSGTASAVKTWQASLGFREDGVMTTELLQRLFMDEDTETDKDEANTIKKELVTEQYLRQ
- the LOC104728130 gene encoding uncharacterized protein LOC104728130, translated to MRCVTSVRYKVLINGQPHGFILPSRGLRQGDPLSPYLFILCTEVLIANLRKAEQLKLITGIKVSTARPAVSHLLFADDSLFFCRAMKEQCEAVLEILRQYERVSGQQINFQKSSVQFGHKVAVELRDELKGVLGITNLGGMNTYLGIPESLGGSKTKVFSFVQDRLQKRTGGWPARLLSRRGKEVMIKSVATAVPTFFMSCFRLPKTVTRKLTSAVSNFWWSASGDTRGLHWIAWDKLCVDKVDGGLAPDSLFSKVFKGRYYRHSNPLDPIKSYSRSYGWRSLVSARSLVNKGLIKRVGSGNSILVWYDPWIPAQSPRPALRSGSPIDPKLRVETFIDRSSQSWDLALLSASFEPEDVAIISALPVGKPDSPDILGWHLTKTGLYTVKSGYKVLRQNQAASTPTFGPSIIPLQAFVWQIRCLPKLRHFLWQAITGCMATTSNLRRRGMSCDSECGCCGGSEETINHALFLCPPARQVWALSSFPTSPGCFPSESVYANMDYLFWRFQQNPSADYYPWILWYIWKARNDKKFSNLDSNPLAILQMAEEEAKLWISAQADTVGIPSTDGPHSTIGHVPVVKATANIYRTSYRCFVDGSWKITDQYTCRGWYCTSPEGDFPIMGASNLRRSLSPLHAEVEALIWAMRCMIGADIENVVFHTDCSDLVKMVSSPSEWPAFKTYLDEIVADKEKFLSFALVHVSRTQNGNADKLARHARIESHLVTYVNVFPNNWLV